A single genomic interval of Granulicella tundricola MP5ACTX9 harbors:
- a CDS encoding TetR family transcriptional regulator has translation MRDSGVQPLQPLNQDESLGTEAVAERLRGVALDLFWKKGYKPTTTRDVAAALGIQQPSLYHHFSKKEELLHGICYPTFLHLIETAEAALALAATPLERLRTLARVHLTTTLEFQREFSVSVMECRSLSAEYRAEVDGLWGRYSATIFEVLDGAKGAGVVRGDVANRYLYTALMDMLNWSVLWYRPGAAYTVDELDGIFFSIYLNGAMTASTRAAWKGDSTVREVVAGVAKGPELRLGHARLLDAACALFARSGYFATSMREIAEAAGIQKATVYHYASSKEDLIYQISRAAVEHLHAGVEGALAGRTDPIERVHVLITAHVVCLLEHQSWHASANDELHALTGERKREIVERRDGYEGLLRGVFGEAQEAGLLRGDVPVKLMGLVLLGMVNCIYPWYSAETDLTPVELGALLSDLFLTGCSA, from the coding sequence TTGAGAGATTCGGGGGTCCAGCCGCTGCAGCCGCTCAATCAAGACGAGAGCCTGGGCACCGAGGCGGTGGCGGAGAGGCTGCGTGGGGTGGCGCTCGATCTGTTCTGGAAGAAGGGCTATAAGCCTACGACGACGCGGGATGTGGCGGCTGCGCTGGGGATTCAGCAACCTTCGCTCTACCATCATTTTTCAAAGAAGGAAGAGCTGCTGCATGGGATCTGCTATCCGACGTTTCTACACCTGATCGAGACGGCGGAGGCGGCACTGGCGCTTGCTGCGACGCCGCTTGAACGGTTGCGGACGCTGGCTCGTGTTCACCTGACGACGACGCTGGAGTTTCAGCGTGAGTTCTCCGTGAGCGTGATGGAGTGCAGGTCGCTTTCAGCGGAGTACCGGGCGGAGGTGGATGGGCTTTGGGGGCGGTACTCGGCTACCATTTTTGAGGTGCTGGATGGGGCGAAGGGGGCGGGGGTGGTGCGTGGGGATGTCGCCAACCGGTACCTCTATACGGCGCTGATGGACATGCTGAACTGGTCGGTGCTTTGGTATCGGCCGGGTGCGGCTTATACGGTGGATGAGCTGGATGGGATCTTCTTTTCGATCTATTTGAACGGCGCGATGACTGCTTCGACTCGCGCGGCCTGGAAGGGCGATTCAACGGTGCGGGAGGTTGTGGCGGGTGTGGCCAAGGGACCGGAGCTGCGGCTAGGTCATGCTCGGCTGCTGGATGCGGCGTGCGCGCTGTTTGCGCGGAGCGGATACTTTGCTACGTCGATGCGTGAGATTGCGGAGGCGGCGGGGATTCAGAAGGCTACGGTGTATCACTATGCGTCGAGTAAAGAGGATTTGATTTATCAGATCTCGCGGGCGGCGGTGGAGCATCTGCATGCGGGGGTGGAGGGGGCGCTGGCTGGGAGGACCGACCCGATCGAGCGGGTGCACGTGCTGATTACGGCGCATGTGGTCTGCCTGCTGGAGCACCAGAGCTGGCATGCCTCCGCCAATGACGAACTGCACGCGCTGACGGGGGAGCGGAAGCGGGAGATCGTGGAGCGGCGGGATGGGTATGAGGGGCTGCTGCGCGGGGTGTTTGGGGAGGCGCAGGAGGCGGGATTGCTGCGGGGAGATGTGCCGGTGAAGCTGATGGGGCTGGTGCTGCTGGGGATGGTGAACTGTATCTATCCGTGGTACTCGGCGGAGACGGATCTTACGCCGGTGGAGCTGGGCGCGTTGTTGTCGGATTTGTTTTTGACGGGTTGCTCGGCTTAG
- a CDS encoding tetratricopeptide repeat protein, translating to MRFVGSLMLWLAGVAGAQSAPTWRHDVAPVLYQSCTGCHHTGGSGPFALMTYAEAKRFASVIDTAVTTRYMPPWLPEEGHGRFQGDRHLPAETVALLHRWIAAGAIEGAGPVAKAPVYTSAWQLGEPDLIVETQTAVSVPASGSDFFTNVILPNPLAGTHWVRAMEIKPGNPQVVHHANVLIDRTASLRRTHPEWRRGVPGMDIEVDSGDDFDPDSHFLFWKPDSTALVEAPGMPWRLDAGNDLVLNLHLKPSGKAETTRARIGLYFTKTPAELHPMLLQLEHDAALNIPAGDASFPVEDALTLPVAVSVLGVYPHAHYLARRMEGWAVTPDGARRDLILIPEWDIDRQSVYRLAEPMKLPGGSVLHMRYVYDNSTGNIHNPHSPPVVVRAGNRSEDEMAHLWVQVLPEVDTLASRQALEGAWMSSVLRKNPGDAIALYNLAALKLSTGAAARAVELYTQLDGLTPGSARVLTALGSALQARGDDTGAKVRYEAALKVDGGYTDAAFDLATLDVRLGDAAGAKPLLVGMLARHPEDAEAHHLLALVYAGGEEFEEALVQLRAWEALAAKDPEPHRALAQVLSQMGRGAEALREQQQVVALALRDANDWNDLGVMEARAGDKVAARRDFLRALEINPGLTEARGNLGHLKPLD from the coding sequence ATGAGGTTTGTTGGGTCTCTGATGCTTTGGCTTGCGGGGGTCGCGGGGGCGCAGAGTGCGCCGACGTGGCGGCATGATGTTGCGCCGGTGCTGTATCAGAGCTGTACGGGTTGTCATCATACGGGGGGCTCGGGGCCGTTTGCGTTGATGACGTATGCGGAGGCGAAGCGGTTTGCTTCGGTGATCGATACGGCGGTGACGACGCGGTATATGCCGCCGTGGTTGCCGGAGGAGGGGCATGGCAGGTTTCAGGGCGATCGTCATCTGCCTGCGGAGACGGTGGCGCTGCTGCACCGGTGGATTGCGGCGGGGGCGATCGAAGGAGCGGGGCCGGTCGCGAAGGCTCCGGTGTATACGAGCGCGTGGCAGCTTGGCGAGCCGGATTTGATTGTGGAGACGCAGACTGCGGTGTCGGTGCCGGCCTCTGGCAGCGACTTCTTTACGAATGTGATTCTGCCGAATCCACTGGCCGGTACACATTGGGTGAGAGCGATGGAGATCAAGCCGGGTAATCCGCAGGTGGTGCATCATGCGAACGTGCTGATCGACCGGACGGCTTCCCTGCGGAGGACGCATCCGGAGTGGAGGCGCGGGGTGCCGGGGATGGATATCGAGGTGGACTCCGGGGACGACTTTGATCCGGACAGCCACTTCCTGTTCTGGAAGCCGGATTCGACTGCGCTGGTGGAGGCACCGGGGATGCCGTGGCGGCTCGACGCGGGCAATGACCTTGTGCTGAACCTGCACCTGAAGCCCTCCGGTAAGGCGGAGACGACGCGGGCTCGGATTGGGCTGTACTTTACGAAGACGCCGGCGGAGCTTCATCCGATGCTGCTGCAACTGGAGCATGATGCGGCGCTGAACATCCCCGCAGGCGATGCGAGCTTTCCGGTGGAAGATGCGTTGACGCTGCCGGTGGCGGTGTCTGTGCTGGGCGTGTATCCGCATGCGCATTATCTGGCCCGGCGGATGGAAGGCTGGGCGGTGACGCCGGATGGTGCGAGGCGGGATCTGATTTTGATTCCGGAGTGGGATATCGACCGGCAGTCCGTGTACCGGCTGGCGGAGCCGATGAAGCTGCCTGGGGGGAGCGTTCTGCATATGCGGTATGTGTATGACAACAGCACGGGGAATATCCATAATCCGCACTCGCCGCCGGTGGTGGTGAGGGCGGGCAACCGGTCTGAGGATGAGATGGCGCACCTGTGGGTGCAGGTGCTGCCGGAGGTGGATACGCTGGCGTCTCGGCAGGCGCTGGAGGGGGCGTGGATGAGCTCCGTGCTGCGGAAGAATCCGGGGGATGCGATTGCGCTGTATAACCTGGCGGCGCTGAAGTTGAGTACGGGGGCGGCGGCGCGGGCGGTGGAGCTTTATACGCAGCTCGACGGGCTGACGCCGGGGAGTGCGCGGGTGCTGACGGCGCTGGGGTCTGCGCTGCAGGCTCGTGGCGATGATACGGGGGCGAAGGTGCGGTATGAGGCGGCGTTGAAGGTAGATGGCGGCTATACGGATGCTGCGTTCGATCTGGCTACGCTGGATGTGCGGCTGGGTGATGCGGCGGGGGCAAAGCCGCTGCTGGTGGGGATGCTGGCTCGACACCCTGAGGATGCGGAGGCGCATCATCTGCTGGCGCTGGTGTATGCGGGCGGCGAGGAGTTTGAAGAGGCGTTGGTGCAGCTTCGGGCGTGGGAGGCGCTGGCTGCGAAGGACCCGGAGCCGCATCGTGCGCTGGCGCAGGTGCTGTCACAGATGGGGCGCGGGGCGGAGGCTCTGCGGGAGCAGCAACAGGTGGTCGCGCTGGCTCTGCGGGATGCGAACGACTGGAACGACCTGGGGGTGATGGAGGCTCGGGCGGGGGATAAGGTGGCGGCGCGGCGGGATTTTCTGCGGGCGCTGGAGATCAATCCGGGGTTGACGGAGGCGCGGGGGAATCTGGGTCATCTCAAACCGCTGGATTGA